A genomic window from Massilia sp. METH4 includes:
- a CDS encoding response regulator transcription factor, translating to MSISVMLVDDHPLVRLGMAGVVARQPGYTVTAEAADGFDAVEQYRRVRPDVVLMDLMMPRVGGLEALAAIREFHPDARVVIVSGSDGEEHVYRALHAGARAYLLKDAPEAQLAECLHAVAAGRRYVPPDVASRLAARLDNDALTGRELDVLRFLSQGLSNKLIARAAGIAPGTVKYHVKNIMAKLNASCRTEVLREAVRRGIVDIVH from the coding sequence ATGTCCATATCCGTGATGCTCGTCGACGACCATCCCCTCGTGCGCCTCGGCATGGCCGGCGTCGTGGCCCGCCAGCCCGGCTACACCGTCACCGCGGAGGCGGCCGACGGGTTCGACGCGGTCGAACAGTACCGCCGCGTGCGGCCCGACGTGGTGCTGATGGACCTGATGATGCCGCGCGTCGGCGGCCTGGAGGCGCTGGCCGCGATCCGCGAATTCCATCCCGACGCGCGGGTGGTGATCGTCTCCGGCTCGGACGGCGAGGAACACGTCTACCGCGCCCTGCACGCCGGCGCCCGCGCCTACCTGCTCAAGGATGCGCCGGAAGCGCAGCTGGCCGAATGCCTGCACGCCGTGGCGGCCGGCCGCCGCTACGTGCCGCCCGACGTGGCCTCGCGCCTCGCGGCCCGTCTCGACAACGATGCGCTGACGGGGCGCGAACTCGATGTGCTGCGCTTCCTCTCCCAGGGCCTGTCGAACAAGCTGATCGCCCGCGCCGCCGGCATCGCGCCCGGCACCGTGAAGTACCACGTGAAGAACATCATGGCCAAGCTGAACGCCTCATGCCGCACCGAGGTGCTGCGCGAAGCGGTGCGGCGCGGCATCGTCGATATCGTCCACTGA
- a CDS encoding heparan-alpha-glucosaminide N-acetyltransferase domain-containing protein, with product MSRLPSAPAALHLANRIASIDIARGLVMLLMTVDHVRETFYLQHQVSDPMAVAATEPALFFSRLAAHFCAPMFVFLTGLSAWLYAHPANGPRDATGFLARRGLLLVGLELTLVNFAWTGSFTPSTLYLQVIWAIGLSMLALALLHKLPLPLLGVLGTAIVAGHNALQFHPEPGTFAAAAWTILEQRGFLLEDPLRVKISYPLLAWIGVILLGYAAGPLYARATSPALRRRWLLRIGIASLALLAVLRGTNVYGEPVSWAVHDDALRTAMSFLNFTKYPPSLDFILLTLGAGLIVLALVERPMRWTAIPAVFGGAPMFYYLLHLYALLALQRIAGFALGVPRADVNHVWQVWLITLLLAAALYWPTRWFGRYKRTSGKAWVKYF from the coding sequence ATGTCCCGACTGCCCTCGGCACCCGCCGCCCTGCACCTCGCCAACCGGATCGCATCGATCGACATCGCGCGCGGCCTCGTCATGCTCCTGATGACCGTCGACCACGTGCGCGAGACCTTCTACCTGCAACACCAGGTCAGCGATCCAATGGCCGTCGCGGCCACCGAGCCGGCGCTGTTCTTCTCGCGGCTGGCCGCCCACTTCTGCGCGCCCATGTTCGTCTTCCTCACGGGCTTGTCGGCCTGGCTGTACGCGCACCCGGCCAACGGCCCGCGCGATGCGACAGGCTTTCTCGCCAGGCGCGGCCTCCTGCTGGTCGGCCTGGAACTCACGCTCGTCAACTTCGCCTGGACCGGTAGCTTCACACCCTCGACGCTCTACCTGCAGGTAATCTGGGCGATCGGGCTGTCCATGCTGGCGCTGGCCCTGCTGCACAAGCTGCCGCTGCCCTTGCTGGGGGTGCTGGGCACGGCGATCGTGGCCGGTCACAATGCCTTGCAGTTTCATCCCGAACCGGGCACCTTCGCGGCGGCCGCATGGACGATCCTCGAGCAGCGCGGCTTCCTGCTGGAAGACCCGCTGCGCGTGAAGATCAGCTATCCGCTGCTGGCGTGGATCGGCGTGATCCTGCTCGGCTATGCCGCCGGGCCGCTGTACGCGCGCGCCACCTCGCCGGCGCTGCGCCGCCGCTGGCTGCTGCGCATCGGCATCGCCAGCCTGGCGCTGCTGGCGGTGCTGCGCGGTACGAACGTGTATGGCGAGCCGGTTTCCTGGGCAGTGCACGACGATGCGCTGCGAACCGCGATGTCATTCCTGAACTTCACGAAGTACCCGCCCTCGCTCGATTTCATCCTGCTGACGCTGGGTGCCGGATTGATCGTGCTGGCCCTCGTCGAGCGCCCGATGCGGTGGACGGCGATCCCGGCCGTGTTCGGCGGCGCGCCGATGTTCTATTACCTGCTGCATCTGTACGCGCTGCTGGCCCTGCAACGGATCGCCGGTTTCGCGCTCGGGGTACCGCGTGCCGATGTCAACCACGTGTGGCAGGTCTGGCTGATCACGTTGCTGCTGGCCGCCGCGCTGTACTGGCCGACGCGGTGGTTCGGCCGGTACAAGCGCACCAGCGGCAAGGCGTGGGTGAAATACTTCTGA
- a CDS encoding sugar MFS transporter has product MAGPIISTGATLDTRAQSPASYKSALSLLASLFFIWGFITVINNTLLPHLRSVFELSYTQTTLIESVWFIAYFVASIPSARLIERVGYKKAMVIGLCIMAAGALGMIPAARLPSYAVTLVALFVIACGITLLQVAANPYVAVVGPPQTASARLNLVQAFNSLGTTFAPLFGGYLILGRSTSGTAEAGQVLSQAERLADAQAVQLPYLIVAAVLVLLAVIIARYPLPAIGSRRVSKDERGSHSLWRHRNLVFGIPAIFIYLIAEIGVANLFINFVSQPDIGNVTHEQASHYLFLLWGGMMVGRFVGSMLMRSISAERVLGGAAIGAFAVMLVATFAGGPTAMWALIAVGVFHSVMFPTIFTLGIRGLGPLTEEGAGLLIMAIAGGALVVVQGWLADIYGLQTSFLLTVVCELYILFYAAWGAKPTNAFPDQQA; this is encoded by the coding sequence GTGGCCGGGCCAATCATTTCCACAGGCGCCACGCTGGACACGCGCGCACAGTCGCCTGCCAGCTACAAGTCGGCGCTCTCGCTGCTGGCGAGCCTGTTCTTCATCTGGGGCTTCATTACCGTCATCAACAACACGCTGCTGCCGCACCTGCGCAGCGTGTTCGAACTGAGCTATACGCAGACGACGCTGATCGAATCGGTCTGGTTCATTGCGTATTTCGTCGCGTCGATCCCGTCGGCCCGGCTGATCGAGCGGGTCGGCTACAAGAAAGCGATGGTGATCGGCCTGTGCATCATGGCCGCTGGCGCGCTGGGCATGATTCCGGCCGCGCGCCTGCCGTCCTATGCCGTCACACTGGTCGCGCTGTTCGTGATCGCCTGCGGCATCACGCTGCTGCAGGTGGCCGCCAATCCCTACGTCGCCGTGGTCGGCCCGCCGCAAACGGCCTCGGCACGCCTGAACCTGGTGCAGGCGTTCAATTCGCTGGGCACCACGTTCGCGCCGCTGTTCGGCGGCTACCTGATCCTGGGCCGTTCCACCAGCGGCACCGCCGAGGCGGGCCAGGTGCTGAGCCAGGCCGAGCGCCTGGCCGATGCGCAGGCCGTGCAGCTGCCCTACCTGATCGTGGCCGCCGTGCTGGTGCTGCTGGCCGTGATCATCGCCCGCTACCCGCTGCCGGCGATCGGTTCGCGCCGCGTGTCGAAGGACGAGCGGGGCTCCCATTCGCTGTGGCGTCACCGCAACCTGGTCTTCGGCATTCCCGCCATCTTCATCTACCTGATCGCGGAGATCGGCGTGGCGAACCTGTTCATCAACTTCGTGTCGCAGCCGGACATCGGCAACGTCACGCACGAGCAGGCCTCGCACTACCTGTTCCTGCTGTGGGGCGGCATGATGGTGGGGCGCTTCGTGGGCAGCATGCTGATGCGCTCGATCTCCGCCGAGCGCGTGCTGGGCGGTGCGGCGATCGGCGCCTTCGCCGTGATGCTGGTGGCCACGTTCGCCGGCGGCCCGACGGCCATGTGGGCGCTGATCGCCGTCGGCGTGTTCCACTCGGTGATGTTCCCCACCATCTTCACGCTGGGCATTCGCGGCCTGGGCCCGCTGACCGAGGAGGGTGCCGGCCTGCTGATCATGGCGATCGCGGGCGGCGCGCTGGTGGTGGTGCAGGGCTGGCTGGCCGATATCTACGGCCTGCAGACGTCGTTCCTGCTGACCGTGGTGTGCGAGCTGTACATCCTGTTCTACGCGGCATGGGGGGCGAAGCCGACCAATGCGTTCCCGGACCAGCAGGCTTGA
- a CDS encoding EAL domain-containing protein: MRFSLASLRPPPLAALRPYLVFILLWPVAGLLIAGASWLFLIGNFHRERDAAERQALAATLNIAEDGAMQTRANLAMIDQLLTVIRVQWQALGGAVKLKQFAKMTDPAGVPLRISVFDGAGRLRMTNSNGLWTREELDKVEELAFFASQRLRAADDMFIGMPLAGASRSGYIVRFSRKLLDEHGDFAGVAVISVDPDNLIAQYDQARLGPQGFLAAVGSDGMVRGFKLGKAFRQIELLPPSLRLALANNSGSSFIAGTEFGDGVARYVSWQTVEGFPLMVLAGADQPHALAVVRERERASRQTAVGASIALLIFVLAGMGLSGRLAMQRYRLTVAQDAYRKATEASTEGFFIVAPVFSAGGGTVDYMTVDCNEQGAALANRTREQLIGKRVSELAEDLPTGPGVTLLAQAMAQGSAEGDLEWAHAGEMLHVRVKIRRSGDVLAVTLRDVTMERAHLSNLERKNYEDALTGLPNRAWVGKCLPEAVERAQAGGKLLAVLFIDLDGFKAVNDTFGHAAGDELLQIVARRLKVAVRPGDRVARLGGDEFIVILEHLNGTGEAAQVAARVLQAFHASVAIGAGTASVGASIGISMCPGDADDVDTLLRHADIAMYEVKTSGKNGYQFFDPAFYGAMLQRKLRERELQSAIAGNQFVLHYQVRVAAATQQVVSLEALVRWNHPTAGLLYPDEFIPLAEETGMIVPLGELVVDNVCAQIAAWSREGRPPLPVSVNVSSRQFNERDMHALFLHSLERHGIPADRVEIELTESTMIRDPERTSEHLHAMHALGIRFLVDDFGTGYSSLSMLQQLDFDLLKVDKSFTQRLGHDGQGEILFTAIITMAHALGMKVVAEGVERPEQAVALSRLQCDELQGYYIATPLDAASVQREIMRRQAA, translated from the coding sequence ATGCGCTTTTCGCTCGCCAGCCTGCGTCCGCCCCCCTTGGCGGCGCTGCGCCCTTACCTGGTCTTCATCCTGCTCTGGCCGGTCGCCGGGTTGTTGATCGCCGGCGCGTCCTGGCTTTTTCTCATAGGGAATTTCCACCGCGAGCGTGACGCGGCCGAGCGCCAGGCACTGGCCGCCACCCTGAACATCGCCGAGGACGGCGCCATGCAAACCCGCGCGAACCTGGCCATGATCGACCAGCTGCTGACCGTGATCCGGGTCCAGTGGCAGGCGCTGGGCGGGGCTGTCAAGCTGAAGCAATTCGCGAAGATGACGGACCCGGCCGGCGTGCCGCTGCGCATCAGCGTATTCGATGGAGCAGGCCGGCTGCGCATGACCAATTCCAATGGCCTGTGGACGCGCGAGGAACTGGACAAGGTGGAGGAACTGGCCTTCTTCGCCTCCCAGCGCCTGCGCGCCGCGGACGACATGTTCATCGGCATGCCGCTCGCCGGCGCGTCGCGCTCCGGCTACATCGTGCGCTTTTCCCGCAAGTTGCTCGACGAGCACGGCGACTTCGCCGGCGTCGCCGTGATTTCGGTCGACCCGGACAACCTGATCGCCCAGTACGACCAGGCCAGGCTCGGCCCGCAAGGTTTCCTGGCCGCCGTCGGCAGCGACGGCATGGTGCGCGGCTTCAAGCTCGGCAAGGCGTTCCGGCAGATCGAATTGCTGCCCCCCTCGCTGCGACTGGCCCTGGCGAACAACAGCGGCAGCAGCTTCATCGCCGGCACGGAATTCGGCGATGGCGTGGCGCGCTATGTCAGCTGGCAGACCGTCGAGGGTTTTCCGCTCATGGTGCTGGCCGGCGCGGACCAGCCGCATGCACTGGCCGTGGTCCGCGAACGCGAACGGGCCTCGCGCCAGACCGCCGTCGGCGCCTCGATCGCCCTGCTGATCTTCGTGCTTGCCGGCATGGGCCTGTCCGGCCGGCTGGCCATGCAGCGCTACCGCCTGACCGTGGCGCAAGATGCCTACCGCAAGGCCACCGAGGCCAGCACCGAGGGTTTCTTCATCGTGGCACCGGTGTTCAGCGCCGGCGGCGGGACCGTCGACTACATGACGGTCGACTGCAACGAGCAGGGTGCGGCACTGGCGAACAGGACCCGCGAGCAGCTGATCGGCAAGCGCGTGTCGGAACTGGCGGAGGACCTGCCCACCGGACCGGGCGTCACCCTGCTTGCCCAGGCCATGGCCCAGGGCAGCGCCGAAGGCGACCTCGAATGGGCGCACGCCGGCGAGATGCTGCATGTGCGCGTGAAGATACGCCGTTCGGGCGATGTGCTGGCCGTTACCCTGCGCGACGTGACGATGGAACGCGCCCACCTGTCGAACCTGGAACGCAAGAACTACGAGGATGCGCTGACCGGCCTGCCGAACCGCGCCTGGGTCGGCAAGTGCCTGCCGGAAGCCGTCGAGCGCGCCCAGGCGGGCGGCAAGCTGCTTGCCGTGCTGTTCATCGACCTCGACGGCTTCAAGGCCGTCAACGACACCTTCGGCCATGCGGCCGGCGACGAGTTGCTGCAGATCGTGGCGCGCCGGCTGAAGGTGGCCGTGCGCCCCGGTGACCGCGTGGCCCGGCTCGGCGGCGACGAGTTCATCGTGATCCTCGAACACCTGAACGGCACCGGCGAGGCGGCCCAGGTGGCGGCCCGCGTGCTGCAGGCCTTCCACGCCAGCGTGGCGATCGGCGCCGGCACGGCCAGCGTGGGGGCGTCGATCGGCATCAGCATGTGCCCCGGCGACGCGGACGATGTCGACACGTTGCTGCGCCACGCCGATATCGCCATGTACGAGGTCAAGACGAGCGGCAAGAACGGCTACCAGTTCTTCGACCCGGCCTTCTACGGCGCCATGCTCCAGCGCAAGCTGCGCGAGCGCGAGCTGCAGAGCGCCATCGCCGGCAACCAGTTCGTGCTGCATTACCAGGTGCGCGTGGCCGCCGCCACCCAGCAGGTGGTGAGCCTGGAGGCCCTGGTGCGCTGGAACCACCCCACCGCCGGCCTGCTGTATCCGGACGAATTCATTCCGCTGGCCGAGGAAACCGGCATGATCGTCCCGCTCGGCGAACTGGTGGTGGACAATGTGTGCGCCCAGATCGCCGCCTGGTCGCGCGAAGGCCGCCCGCCGCTGCCGGTTTCGGTGAACGTGTCGAGCCGCCAGTTCAACGAGCGCGACATGCACGCGCTCTTCCTGCACTCGCTGGAACGCCACGGCATTCCGGCCGACCGCGTGGAAATCGAGCTGACGGAATCGACCATGATCCGCGATCCCGAGCGCACGTCCGAGCACCTGCACGCGATGCACGCGCTGGGCATCCGCTTTCTCGTCGACGACTTCGGCACCGGCTATTCCTCGCTGTCGATGCTGCAGCAGCTCGACTTCGACCTGCTGAAGGTCGACAAGTCGTTCACGCAGCGGCTGGGGCACGACGGCCAGGGCGAGATCCTGTTCACGGCCATCATCACGATGGCCCACGCGCTGGGCATGAAGGTGGTGGCCGAGGGCGTGGAACGGCCCGAGCAGGCCGTTGCGCTGTCGCGCCTGCAGTGCGACGAGCTGCAGGGCTATTACATCGCCACGCCGCTCGACGCGGCCTCGGTGCAGCGGGAAATCATGCGCCGGCAGGCGGCGTGA
- a CDS encoding ferritin-like domain-containing protein gives MASTPELRAWAQRCLKGTDPVAKTDEVARMAAAHAAGACTLDAGAALPDSAAIPGRPARPELVSPKRVGRRSMVTPEGRAMLIHALAHIEFNAVNLALDALWRFPGMPPQYYADWLRVANEEATHFRLLAAHLATLGHAYGDFPGHDSLWEMVHKTRGDVTARMALVPRTLEARGLDAVPPLRAKLAQAGDLAAAAILDIILRDEVGHVEIGNRWYRWLCERQGLEPYATYDELVVRYEAPQSKGPFNLAARRLAGFTEQELARLAGPGTPPAGA, from the coding sequence ATGGCTTCAACGCCCGAACTGCGCGCATGGGCGCAACGCTGCCTGAAGGGTACCGATCCCGTGGCGAAGACGGACGAGGTGGCGCGCATGGCCGCCGCCCATGCGGCTGGCGCGTGCACGCTCGACGCCGGCGCCGCGCTGCCCGATTCGGCCGCCATCCCCGGCCGGCCGGCGCGCCCGGAGCTGGTGTCGCCGAAACGCGTCGGCCGCCGGTCGATGGTCACGCCGGAAGGGCGGGCGATGCTGATCCACGCGCTCGCCCATATCGAATTCAATGCGGTCAACCTGGCGCTGGACGCGCTGTGGCGTTTCCCCGGCATGCCGCCGCAATACTATGCCGACTGGCTGCGCGTGGCGAACGAGGAAGCGACGCACTTCCGCCTGCTGGCGGCCCACCTGGCCACGCTGGGCCATGCCTACGGCGACTTCCCGGGCCACGACAGCCTGTGGGAAATGGTGCACAAGACGCGCGGCGACGTGACCGCGCGCATGGCCCTCGTGCCGCGCACGCTGGAAGCGCGCGGCCTGGACGCGGTGCCGCCGCTGCGCGCCAAGCTGGCCCAGGCCGGCGACCTGGCGGCGGCGGCCATCCTCGACATCATCCTGCGCGACGAGGTGGGCCACGTGGAGATCGGTAACCGCTGGTACCGCTGGCTGTGCGAGCGGCAGGGGCTGGAACCGTACGCGACCTACGACGAACTCGTGGTGCGCTACGAGGCGCCGCAGTCGAAGGGGCCGTTCAACCTCGCTGCCCGGCGGCTGGCGGGCTTCACCGAGCAAGAACTGGCGCGCCTGGCCGGGCCGGGCACGCCGCCTGCCGGCGCGTAG
- a CDS encoding PQQ-dependent sugar dehydrogenase produces the protein MPRTSIRPLYQLALATALATLPAAALAQNVPLPDPIPGILPTSTVNVSLRPLLAQLTAPVAGAVAPGEPNRLYIVDQVGKIWKAAVRGPGRKGGAALFLDVADRLVPLNERDERGLLGLAFHPDYAANGRLYLFTSEPAQGAADFSTQPPGVAAVNHSVISEWRVANPGSADPVVDPASVRVLMRVDKPQANHNGGALAFGPDRMLYIALGDGGAGDDQGPGHALEGNAQSLAPANVLGKILRIDPLGGNAANGAYGIPADNPFVGREGADEIFAYGLRNPFRMAFDSAGNLWAGDVGQGAIEEVNLIVAGGNYGWRVKEGSFLFDANGTNPGFVHAASPGVPAGLVDPIAEYDHRDAAGEPPVRQAVIGGYVYTGTAIPALRGQYVFADYVGRDGTGKLLTLGVRNRVERLVAPRREPLGIPVLGMAQDAAGEIYVLGNADGTTRGNTGLVLRLGPAR, from the coding sequence ATGCCACGCACTTCGATTCGCCCGTTGTACCAGCTCGCTCTCGCCACGGCACTTGCCACCCTTCCCGCCGCCGCGCTGGCCCAGAACGTACCGCTTCCCGACCCCATCCCCGGCATACTGCCGACGAGTACGGTCAATGTTTCGCTGCGCCCGCTCCTGGCGCAGCTGACGGCGCCGGTCGCCGGTGCCGTGGCGCCGGGCGAACCGAACCGCCTGTACATCGTCGACCAGGTCGGCAAGATCTGGAAGGCGGCCGTGCGCGGCCCCGGCCGGAAGGGAGGCGCCGCGTTGTTCCTGGACGTGGCCGACCGCCTCGTTCCGCTGAACGAGCGCGACGAGCGGGGCTTGCTGGGCCTGGCCTTCCACCCGGACTATGCGGCCAACGGCCGCCTCTACCTGTTCACCTCCGAGCCCGCGCAGGGCGCCGCCGACTTCTCGACCCAGCCGCCGGGCGTGGCTGCCGTGAACCACAGCGTGATCTCGGAATGGCGCGTCGCGAACCCCGGCAGCGCCGACCCGGTCGTCGACCCGGCCAGCGTGCGTGTGCTGATGCGCGTCGACAAGCCGCAGGCCAACCACAACGGCGGCGCGCTCGCGTTCGGCCCCGACCGCATGCTGTACATCGCGCTGGGCGACGGCGGCGCCGGCGACGACCAGGGGCCCGGCCATGCGCTGGAGGGCAATGCCCAGAGCCTGGCGCCGGCCAATGTGCTCGGCAAGATCCTGCGCATCGACCCGCTGGGCGGCAACGCGGCCAACGGTGCCTACGGCATCCCGGCCGACAACCCCTTCGTGGGCAGGGAGGGCGCCGACGAGATCTTCGCCTATGGCTTGCGCAACCCGTTCCGCATGGCCTTCGACAGCGCCGGCAACCTGTGGGCCGGCGACGTGGGGCAGGGGGCCATCGAGGAAGTGAACCTCATCGTCGCCGGAGGCAACTATGGCTGGCGCGTCAAGGAGGGCAGCTTCCTGTTCGATGCCAACGGCACCAATCCCGGCTTCGTCCATGCGGCCAGCCCAGGCGTGCCGGCCGGCCTGGTCGATCCCATCGCCGAATACGACCATCGCGACGCCGCCGGCGAACCGCCGGTCAGGCAGGCGGTGATCGGCGGCTATGTGTACACGGGCACGGCCATCCCGGCGCTGCGCGGCCAGTACGTGTTCGCCGACTATGTGGGCAGGGACGGTACCGGCAAGCTGCTGACCCTGGGCGTGCGCAACCGGGTGGAGCGCCTGGTCGCGCCGAGGCGCGAGCCGCTCGGCATCCCGGTGCTGGGCATGGCGCAGGACGCGGCCGGCGAGATCTACGTGCTGGGCAATGCGGACGGCACCACGCGCGGCAACACCGGCCTGGTGCTGCGCCTCGGCCCGGCGCGCTGA
- a CDS encoding KGG domain-containing protein — protein sequence MASNRSNNNNPQGNNQFTKGNSQSGNRGNSQSANNGGTSNRGFASMDPERQREIASEGGRAAHASGNAHEFTSEEARRAGSMSHKNDGNRQSSSSGNSQSGNRGNSQSGNSTRGGTPEQHANAGRQSHKNDR from the coding sequence ATGGCATCGAACCGTTCGAACAACAACAACCCGCAAGGCAACAACCAGTTCACCAAAGGTAACAGCCAGTCGGGCAACCGCGGCAACAGCCAATCCGCCAACAACGGCGGCACCAGCAACCGCGGCTTCGCATCGATGGACCCGGAACGCCAGCGCGAAATCGCCTCCGAAGGCGGCCGCGCCGCCCACGCTTCGGGCAATGCCCACGAGTTCACGTCCGAAGAAGCACGCCGCGCCGGCTCGATGAGCCACAAGAACGACGGCAACCGCCAGAGCTCGTCCTCGGGCAACAGCCAGTCGGGCAACCGCGGCAACAGCCAGTCGGGTAACTCCACCCGCGGCGGCACGCCGGAGCAGCACGCCAACGCCGGCCGCCAGAGCCACAAGAACGACCGCTGA
- a CDS encoding acyl-CoA dehydrogenase family protein has protein sequence MSDIHATPDAGPAFTDEQLRARFQPIFDRIAAGAVERERERRLPFDEVRQLREAGFGALRVPRRYGGLGATLPQFFALLLELATADSNISHLLRGHFSFLESRLTHEDEATRVFWFPKVVDGALIGYAMAEQAASTTIGTTIARVSDAAGEGWLLNGKKFYSTGTIYADWIVATALDGEQLASLAFPASLPGITRLDDWDGFGQRMTGSGTTVFDNVRLSEVHVVRRFDGAVPASYNKAFLQLVLLASMAGAARAGLREAIAFVQGKTRAFDVPGESSPRHDPLVQRVVGRLASLSYAADSLVDNVARALEDTWQRARAGTADDALYAATDIRAFQAQQVVIDLVLQASTLLFEVGGASATSEARRLDRHWRNARTAASHNPAILRERMIGDYHLNGTIPPRTPAAEPARH, from the coding sequence ATGAGCGATATCCACGCCACGCCGGATGCCGGGCCGGCTTTCACGGACGAGCAGTTGCGCGCGCGCTTCCAGCCGATCTTCGACCGCATCGCCGCCGGCGCGGTCGAGCGGGAGCGGGAGCGCCGGTTGCCGTTCGACGAAGTGAGGCAATTGCGCGAGGCCGGCTTCGGCGCGCTGCGCGTGCCGCGCCGCTACGGCGGCCTGGGCGCCACGCTGCCGCAATTTTTCGCCCTGCTGCTGGAGCTGGCGACCGCCGATTCGAACATCTCGCATCTGTTGCGCGGGCATTTCTCCTTCCTGGAGAGCCGCCTGACCCATGAGGACGAGGCAACCCGCGTTTTCTGGTTCCCGAAGGTCGTCGACGGCGCCCTGATCGGCTACGCGATGGCCGAGCAGGCCGCCAGCACGACGATCGGTACCACGATCGCCCGGGTCAGTGACGCCGCGGGGGAGGGCTGGCTGTTGAACGGCAAGAAGTTCTACAGCACGGGCACCATCTACGCCGACTGGATCGTGGCGACGGCCCTGGATGGGGAACAGCTGGCCAGCCTGGCTTTCCCCGCCAGCCTGCCGGGCATCACGCGGCTCGACGACTGGGACGGCTTCGGCCAGCGCATGACGGGTAGCGGCACCACCGTGTTCGACAATGTGCGCCTGTCCGAGGTGCACGTGGTGCGCCGCTTCGACGGCGCCGTGCCGGCGTCGTACAACAAGGCCTTCCTGCAACTGGTCCTGCTTGCCAGCATGGCCGGCGCGGCCCGCGCCGGGCTGCGCGAGGCGATCGCCTTTGTCCAGGGCAAGACCCGGGCCTTCGATGTGCCGGGCGAATCGAGCCCGCGCCACGACCCGCTGGTGCAGCGCGTGGTGGGGCGGCTGGCCAGCCTGTCGTACGCGGCCGACAGCCTGGTCGACAATGTGGCGCGTGCGCTGGAAGATACGTGGCAGCGCGCCCGGGCGGGTACGGCGGACGACGCCCTGTATGCCGCGACCGACATCCGCGCATTCCAGGCCCAGCAGGTGGTGATCGACCTGGTGCTGCAGGCGAGCACGCTGCTGTTCGAGGTGGGGGGCGCCTCGGCCACCAGCGAGGCGCGCCGGCTCGACCGGCACTGGCGCAACGCCCGCACGGCCGCGTCGCACAACCCGGCCATCTTGCGCGAGCGGATGATCGGCGACTACCACCTGAACGGCACGATACCGCCGCGCACGCCCGCGGCCGAACCGGCCCGCCATTGA